The following proteins come from a genomic window of Vibrio vulnificus NBRC 15645 = ATCC 27562:
- a CDS encoding type I restriction endonuclease subunit R — translation MKITEDQLEQLCLDWFTDQGYLYKNGYDIAPDGDSPERDDYHQVVLKQRLLERLEVLNPELPQESLDVVLNTVSTPDTPVLIKSNRAFHKYLIEGVPVEYTVYEDGETKTKHTHARLMDFTNPDNNEFLVVNQFTITGKKGNRRPDVVVFINGLPIAVIELKNPADEHADIWHAYNQLQTYKDEIPDLFVFNESLVVSDGWTARVGSLTANKERFLPWKTVSGEDDKPLWDYQLETMVKGFFKPDLLLDYIRYFVLFETDNDTVIKKIAGYHQFHAVRAAVEATVRAKQADGELPLVAESMGQYQVQATKGLDKIKPGSGKAGVVWHTQGSGKSISMVCYASKLLQQPAMNNPTIVVVTDRNDLDGQLFNTFGMAHETLKQVPSQADGRDKLRELLLSRQSGGIIFTTIQKFALLAEETEHPVLSTRANIVVVSDEAHRSQYGNKSKLVDVKDANGNVISQKFVYGYSKYMRDALPNASFIGFTGTPIAMDDKDTRGVFGEYVSIYDIQDAVDDGATVPIYYESRLAKLDINQAEIEQLNDQIEDEIGEDEETASREKIKSQWATLEKLVGAEPRIQQVAQDLVNHFTTRTETFPGKAMIVAMSREICVDLYNAIVAIKPEWHNDDPAKGAIKIVMTGSASDKAKMQPHIHDKKTKKLFEARYKDTSDELKLVIVRDMWLTGFDAPCCHTMYVDKPMKGHNLMQAIARVNRVFKDKPGGLVVDYIGIANELKNALKTYTNSQGKGQPTVDTAEAFSVLMEKVDIVRGMFATPVDGKVFNYRPDFETEALRLLPGAVNHLSGLSHTDSKGKEVRDGKRRFLDVMAALGKAYSLCNTMDETRGYKNEIAFYSAIKAAFMKHSTVDKKRTDEERNTALKQILDNAVIADGVDDIFSMVGLDKPNIGLLSEEFLEDVKNMKEKNLAVELLEKLLRDEVKARMKNDVVQEKKYSDRILTTLNKYHNRSIETAQVIEELIQWAKEMQEDAELLDKLNLSVDEMAFYRALVENESSVRELGDDALRNLAIELTGQLRKSATVDWQKRESVRARMRNLVRRLLRRWKYPPDAAEEAIKLVLEQAEVLADGWYK, via the coding sequence ATGAAAATTACAGAAGACCAACTAGAGCAGCTCTGCCTTGACTGGTTTACCGACCAAGGCTACCTATACAAAAATGGCTACGACATCGCCCCTGATGGCGATTCACCAGAGCGTGATGATTACCACCAAGTTGTGTTGAAACAGCGCTTACTGGAGCGTTTAGAGGTGTTGAACCCTGAATTGCCACAAGAGAGCTTGGATGTGGTGCTGAATACGGTCAGTACGCCAGACACGCCAGTGCTGATTAAAAGCAACCGCGCTTTCCACAAGTACCTAATTGAAGGTGTGCCTGTTGAGTACACTGTGTATGAAGACGGTGAAACCAAGACTAAGCACACTCATGCTCGCTTAATGGATTTTACCAATCCAGATAACAACGAGTTTCTGGTGGTGAATCAGTTCACCATTACAGGTAAAAAAGGCAATCGTCGCCCAGATGTGGTGGTGTTCATCAATGGTTTGCCTATTGCGGTTATCGAGCTGAAAAACCCTGCCGACGAACATGCGGACATTTGGCATGCTTACAACCAGCTTCAAACCTATAAAGATGAAATCCCAGATCTGTTCGTTTTCAACGAATCTTTGGTGGTGAGTGATGGCTGGACAGCGCGTGTTGGCTCTCTCACCGCAAACAAAGAACGTTTTTTGCCTTGGAAAACCGTCTCAGGTGAAGATGACAAACCACTTTGGGATTACCAGCTTGAAACCATGGTTAAGGGTTTCTTCAAGCCTGATTTGCTGCTTGATTACATTCGTTACTTTGTCTTGTTCGAAACCGACAACGACACCGTTATCAAGAAAATTGCTGGTTACCACCAATTCCACGCCGTGCGAGCGGCTGTCGAGGCCACCGTACGTGCAAAACAAGCCGATGGCGAACTGCCTTTAGTTGCTGAAAGCATGGGGCAGTACCAAGTTCAAGCGACAAAAGGCTTAGATAAAATCAAGCCCGGCAGTGGTAAAGCGGGTGTGGTTTGGCATACGCAAGGCAGTGGTAAAAGTATCTCTATGGTTTGCTACGCAAGTAAACTATTGCAACAGCCTGCGATGAACAACCCAACGATTGTGGTGGTGACAGACCGCAATGATCTTGATGGTCAGCTTTTTAATACCTTTGGTATGGCGCATGAAACGCTTAAGCAAGTGCCATCGCAAGCGGACGGTCGTGATAAGCTGCGTGAATTGCTGCTCTCTCGTCAGTCTGGCGGCATCATCTTTACCACAATCCAGAAGTTTGCCCTACTTGCAGAAGAAACAGAGCACCCAGTGCTATCAACGCGTGCCAACATCGTAGTGGTATCGGATGAAGCGCACCGCAGTCAGTACGGCAACAAATCAAAGTTGGTGGACGTGAAAGACGCTAACGGCAATGTCATCTCTCAAAAGTTTGTCTATGGTTACTCCAAGTACATGCGTGATGCGCTGCCAAATGCATCGTTCATTGGCTTTACGGGAACACCCATTGCTATGGATGACAAAGACACCCGTGGCGTATTTGGTGAGTACGTTTCTATCTATGATATTCAAGATGCGGTCGATGATGGTGCTACGGTGCCAATCTACTATGAGTCTCGCTTAGCCAAGCTTGATATCAACCAAGCTGAAATCGAGCAGCTTAATGACCAAATCGAAGATGAGATTGGTGAGGATGAAGAGACTGCGAGCCGCGAGAAAATCAAATCTCAATGGGCAACGCTTGAAAAGCTTGTTGGCGCAGAGCCTCGAATCCAGCAAGTAGCTCAGGACTTGGTTAATCACTTTACCACGCGTACCGAAACGTTTCCCGGCAAAGCCATGATTGTGGCGATGAGTCGTGAAATCTGTGTCGATCTCTACAATGCGATTGTTGCGATTAAACCAGAATGGCACAACGATGATCCCGCTAAAGGCGCTATCAAAATTGTCATGACAGGCAGCGCATCTGACAAAGCTAAGATGCAGCCACACATCCATGATAAGAAAACCAAGAAGCTCTTTGAAGCCCGATACAAAGATACTAGCGACGAGCTAAAGTTGGTGATTGTACGTGATATGTGGCTAACAGGCTTTGATGCGCCGTGTTGCCATACCATGTATGTCGATAAGCCAATGAAAGGTCACAACCTGATGCAGGCTATCGCACGCGTAAACCGCGTTTTTAAAGATAAACCGGGCGGTCTGGTAGTTGATTATATCGGGATCGCCAATGAGCTGAAAAACGCACTCAAAACCTACACCAATAGCCAAGGTAAAGGGCAACCAACAGTCGATACTGCCGAAGCCTTTTCCGTGCTGATGGAAAAGGTTGATATCGTTCGCGGCATGTTTGCGACTCCAGTTGATGGTAAGGTATTTAACTACCGTCCTGACTTCGAAACCGAGGCTTTACGCTTACTGCCCGGTGCGGTAAACCACCTATCTGGTTTGTCACATACCGATAGCAAAGGTAAAGAAGTGCGCGATGGCAAACGTCGATTCCTAGATGTGATGGCTGCGCTGGGTAAAGCGTACTCGTTGTGTAACACCATGGATGAAACGCGTGGTTACAAGAACGAAATCGCCTTCTACTCTGCGATTAAAGCTGCGTTCATGAAGCATTCTACTGTTGATAAAAAGCGTACAGATGAAGAGCGCAATACGGCTTTGAAGCAGATCCTCGATAATGCGGTGATTGCTGATGGTGTCGATGACATTTTCTCAATGGTTGGTTTAGATAAGCCTAACATCGGTTTGCTTTCTGAAGAGTTCTTAGAAGATGTAAAGAACATGAAGGAGAAAAACCTTGCTGTTGAGTTGCTTGAGAAGCTTCTGCGTGATGAAGTCAAAGCGCGGATGAAAAACGATGTGGTGCAAGAGAAAAAATACTCAGACCGCATTTTGACGACACTAAACAAGTACCACAACCGTAGCATCGAAACCGCTCAGGTCATTGAAGAACTGATCCAGTGGGCGAAAGAGATGCAGGAAGATGCGGAGCTACTTGATAAGCTGAACCTTTCTGTGGATGAGATGGCGTTCTACCGTGCTTTGGTTGAAAACGAGTCTTCAGTACGTGAGCTTGGCGATGATGCTTTGCGTAACTTAGCGATTGAGTTAACAGGTCAGCTTCGTAAATCAGCCACGGTTGACTGGCAGAAGCGAGAAAGCGTCCGCGCCCGTATGCGCAACCTAGTACGCCGACTGCTGCGCCGCTGGAAGTACCCACCGGATGCGGCAGAGGAAGCTATCAAGCTTGTTCTTGAACAAGCAGAAGTGCTGGCTGACGGTTGGTATAAGTAA
- a CDS encoding MOSC domain-containing protein, with protein MKKLGVVNSVLAGKTVAFAHGTKSAINKQVMSQRLHATELGFTNDEQGDPRFHGGIQKALHIYPSEHYPVWQQELGNKAIFQSAGAFGENLSSSGVTEALICLKDKIRIGTTLLEVSQGRMPCWKLNVRFEQNDMARRLQDTLRTGWYFRVLEEGDIGAGDEIILCERPYPDWSLARIMGAVFTGCLDKNELSQLAELPLVESWGKLVERRLETGKVEDWEMRLVGPTA; from the coding sequence ATGAAGAAGTTAGGCGTCGTTAACAGCGTATTAGCAGGAAAAACCGTTGCCTTTGCGCATGGCACGAAAAGTGCGATTAACAAACAGGTTATGTCACAGCGTCTACACGCAACTGAACTGGGTTTCACCAATGACGAGCAAGGCGATCCGCGCTTTCATGGCGGCATTCAAAAAGCCCTTCATATTTACCCAAGCGAACACTACCCAGTTTGGCAGCAAGAACTGGGTAACAAAGCGATTTTCCAATCTGCGGGTGCGTTTGGGGAGAACCTCAGCTCAAGCGGCGTAACAGAAGCCTTAATTTGCTTGAAAGATAAAATCCGCATCGGCACAACCTTGCTAGAAGTGTCGCAAGGGCGCATGCCTTGTTGGAAGCTCAACGTACGCTTTGAGCAAAACGACATGGCGAGAAGGCTGCAAGACACGCTTCGAACGGGTTGGTATTTCCGAGTGTTAGAAGAAGGCGATATCGGCGCAGGTGACGAGATTATTCTGTGTGAAAGGCCTTATCCAGACTGGTCTCTAGCTCGCATCATGGGCGCGGTGTTTACTGGCTGTCTGGATAAAAATGAGCTTAGCCAACTGGCAGAACTGCCATTGGTTGAATCTTGGGGCAAACTTGTCGAACGCCGCCTAGAAACCGGCAAAGTCGAAGATTGGGAAATGCGCTTAGTTGGCCCAACAGCCTAA
- a CDS encoding AraC family transcriptional regulator, translating into MMPTRQIDSHTGVMTSNEMMSANPHSPALVKTIDMPKGYIDALHQHTWHQVIFPLKGLLQTQTDHYQHLVPHTSALFVPAGIQHESIALSHTTFVGIYLNPAFGTEYQHQVRTITLTPFLNELLQEIRRQCEGFVNDGEVSRLLAVLHDQIMKDNVQTFQLLLPEDRRLKLIFEALTDTPALDWSLKEWGEKVGASERTLSRLFAKEFNTSFQLWRQQIRLIYSLSLLDEELSIQSIADQVGYQNDSSYIKAFKAYFDVTPQQFRVTGRRGR; encoded by the coding sequence ATGATGCCAACCCGCCAAATCGATTCTCACACCGGTGTGATGACGTCTAATGAGATGATGTCCGCGAATCCCCATTCTCCTGCGCTGGTTAAAACCATCGACATGCCCAAAGGTTACATAGATGCGCTGCATCAACACACTTGGCATCAAGTCATTTTCCCGCTCAAAGGGCTTCTGCAAACCCAAACCGATCACTATCAGCACCTTGTGCCCCATACCTCTGCACTGTTTGTGCCTGCGGGCATTCAACATGAATCTATCGCGCTAAGTCATACCACGTTTGTTGGTATCTACCTCAATCCGGCTTTTGGAACCGAGTATCAGCATCAAGTGCGAACCATTACGCTAACGCCGTTTTTAAATGAGCTGCTACAGGAAATTCGCCGCCAATGCGAAGGGTTTGTGAATGATGGGGAAGTGTCGCGCTTGCTTGCGGTGCTGCATGACCAAATCATGAAAGACAACGTGCAGACGTTTCAGTTGCTGCTGCCAGAAGATCGGCGCTTAAAGCTGATATTTGAAGCGCTGACCGACACGCCAGCATTGGATTGGTCGTTAAAAGAGTGGGGTGAAAAAGTCGGCGCATCCGAGCGAACGTTGTCGCGCTTGTTTGCCAAAGAGTTCAACACGTCGTTTCAGCTATGGCGACAGCAAATTCGGCTGATCTATTCGCTCTCTTTGTTAGATGAAGAACTCTCTATTCAAAGCATTGCCGATCAAGTGGGTTATCAAAATGACTCTTCCTACATCAAGGCATTTAAAGCCTATTTTGACGTCACCCCACAACAGTTCCGCGTGACTGGTCGGCGAGGGCGGTAA
- a CDS encoding VC0807 family protein, with protein sequence MSNTTAKKSNPLVEILFNVFVPSFILMKFSGEEHLGTALALVVALLFPIVYGGMDLIRNKKFNFISALGFVSVLLTGGIGLLELDTKWLALKEALIPGLIGLAVFGSTFTRYPLMQKMVLNDTVLNLDLITQRLKERGKTDAFERCLMSSNYLFASTFAFSSVMNYFLATWIVTSPAGTVEFNEELGKLTLYSYPVIAIPSMLMMFGIFYYVWRQIRSMTSLETEQIFHTK encoded by the coding sequence ATGAGTAACACGACGGCGAAAAAATCGAATCCCCTTGTCGAGATCCTTTTTAACGTATTTGTCCCTTCATTCATCTTGATGAAATTCAGCGGAGAAGAACACCTAGGAACAGCGCTTGCCCTTGTGGTCGCCTTGTTGTTTCCCATTGTTTACGGTGGCATGGACCTGATCCGTAATAAAAAATTCAACTTCATCTCCGCCCTTGGCTTTGTCAGTGTATTGCTGACTGGCGGCATCGGTTTGCTGGAACTGGATACAAAATGGCTCGCCCTAAAAGAAGCGTTGATCCCAGGTTTGATCGGCTTAGCGGTATTTGGCTCGACCTTTACACGCTACCCGTTAATGCAGAAGATGGTGCTCAACGACACCGTATTGAACCTTGATTTGATCACCCAGCGTCTCAAAGAAAGAGGCAAAACAGACGCCTTCGAGCGCTGTTTAATGTCGTCCAACTACCTGTTCGCCAGTACCTTTGCTTTTTCTTCTGTGATGAACTATTTCCTTGCCACTTGGATTGTCACCAGCCCGGCAGGCACCGTGGAATTCAATGAGGAACTCGGTAAGCTGACCTTATACAGCTACCCTGTGATTGCCATTCCGAGCATGTTGATGATGTTTGGTATTTTTTATTACGTTTGGCGCCAGATTCGCTCTATGACATCACTGGAAACCGAGCAAATTTTTCATACGAAATGA
- a CDS encoding AraC family transcriptional regulator, with amino-acid sequence MEVMSDILRAIRVVGSVYFCSQVEAPWTKTFNDLDHASFHMIRRGACWANVDGRIEQLNAGDLIFLGPGQNHLLSSQSPEKGKSDLTESTLLLCGSFSFTRTATTPLLDVFPRVTIVRDQDLAKYPWLRSTFDQLSSEYLSQGPGSELIVNKLTEIILVELIRINFGREQTSPFLEALNDKRISRALQLLHDHPETGWTLETVANQIGMSRAAFANRFSSLVGKPMFEYLTNLRMQKAQELLVESLLPIDEIAEQVGYESERAFTLTFKKHTGTTPKRFRAQ; translated from the coding sequence ATGGAAGTGATGAGCGATATTCTTCGTGCAATACGCGTTGTCGGCAGTGTGTATTTTTGCAGTCAGGTCGAAGCACCGTGGACCAAAACCTTCAACGATTTGGATCACGCCAGCTTTCACATGATCCGCCGTGGTGCTTGTTGGGCCAATGTGGATGGGCGTATCGAACAGCTGAACGCGGGCGATCTTATTTTTCTCGGCCCCGGACAAAATCACCTTCTCTCCAGTCAATCACCTGAAAAAGGGAAATCCGATTTAACCGAATCGACACTGCTTTTATGTGGTTCCTTTAGCTTTACACGCACAGCGACCACACCGCTGCTGGATGTATTTCCGCGCGTCACCATCGTTCGTGATCAAGATTTGGCGAAATACCCTTGGCTACGCAGCACCTTCGACCAATTAAGTTCAGAGTATCTTTCACAAGGGCCGGGTTCAGAGCTTATCGTCAATAAGCTCACCGAAATCATTTTGGTCGAACTGATTCGGATTAATTTTGGACGTGAGCAAACCAGTCCCTTTTTGGAAGCACTCAACGACAAACGCATCTCTCGCGCTCTGCAACTTCTCCATGACCATCCGGAAACTGGCTGGACATTGGAAACCGTCGCCAATCAAATTGGTATGTCACGCGCGGCATTTGCCAATCGCTTTTCAAGCTTGGTCGGTAAACCCATGTTTGAGTATTTAACCAACCTGAGAATGCAAAAAGCGCAAGAATTACTAGTCGAATCCTTGTTACCGATTGACGAGATTGCCGAACAAGTGGGGTACGAATCTGAGCGAGCATTCACACTGACGTTTAAAAAACACACCGGCACCACACCCAAGCGTTTTCGGGCTCAGTAA
- the grxC gene encoding glutaredoxin 3, with protein sequence MPKIEIYTKSYCPHCKAAKQTLASMGLVYREIEVSDDQALFNEMLNRSQRRTVPQIFVGDVHVGGNQDLITAIRKGRFEKILRSQAIRH encoded by the coding sequence ATGCCAAAGATTGAAATCTACACCAAAAGCTACTGCCCACACTGCAAAGCAGCCAAACAGACCTTGGCGAGCATGGGGTTGGTTTATCGAGAAATCGAAGTCAGCGATGACCAAGCACTGTTTAACGAGATGCTAAATCGCAGCCAACGCAGAACGGTGCCACAAATTTTTGTCGGCGATGTGCATGTTGGCGGGAATCAAGACCTTATCACTGCAATCCGAAAAGGCCGATTTGAGAAGATTCTACGTAGCCAAGCAATCCGTCACTAA
- a CDS encoding YkgB family protein, with protein sequence MSTLINTHQNRSEFAHSLNQFADHAVRFSIVIVLAWIGAMKFTSYEAGAIEGLVASSPLTSWLYSVFSLQGASNLIGFVEVATAVALLLAPVHRGFAILGAASATLTFAVTTSFLFTAPIAEASLGGFPAISVVPGQFLLKDIVLLSAALSLLAKALLRDE encoded by the coding sequence ATGTCAACGCTCATCAATACTCATCAAAATCGCAGCGAATTTGCCCATTCACTCAACCAGTTTGCAGATCACGCTGTGCGCTTTTCCATCGTTATCGTACTTGCATGGATAGGGGCGATGAAGTTTACCAGCTACGAAGCGGGTGCTATTGAAGGTTTAGTGGCTTCAAGCCCATTGACTAGCTGGTTGTATAGCGTGTTTAGCTTGCAAGGCGCATCAAACCTCATTGGTTTTGTAGAAGTGGCGACAGCGGTTGCGCTACTGTTGGCCCCGGTTCATCGTGGTTTTGCGATACTTGGAGCTGCCAGCGCAACATTGACCTTTGCTGTGACAACCAGCTTCTTGTTTACTGCCCCAATTGCTGAAGCGAGCCTAGGTGGATTCCCTGCCATTTCCGTTGTGCCGGGACAATTCTTGCTTAAAGACATTGTGTTACTTTCGGCAGCGCTTTCTTTACTCGCAAAAGCTTTGCTGCGTGATGAGTAA
- a CDS encoding HAMP domain-containing methyl-accepting chemotaxis protein, which produces MSLSIVQRITAGFVLMLLLLILLGVISTLKIQGINDGLSEVSDRATPLVVAVAGLKEALQESNRWVLEYRASEEAAELPQFSSRFKAQQARFRELSQEMNQFTSASESQAQFQQVLQATNQFYADSDKVLAKHGEWVDTLVKRRELEIAFIRLEDTYQWAADLLLQQSSSQRSMRNKAELITSGIARDLKNIRRADAKTDLNELEKVLSKDIEMARKRLERVLVPEDVKARYVANLNRLQELALGKQGLLETMRRAQQLENDLVIQNQQVDNSLSNSLAKLDEMARAAGTIAERSRMVADEAVSSANFWIMAVSAISAAVALIIGYTTAMSIKNPLQKINKELAYMAKGDMTRRINYQTGCEFGELSRSIDMLADKTGELLSQITAGSRHLVDEASRSAEISERAMARVQEQKSQTDQVAAAITELEVSATEVARSTDGAKDEVDRADAEAKSGRQKVANTRKITEQLAHDMESAVGITHKLGEFSNNIGSILDVIRGIAEQTNLLALNAAIEAARAGDAGRGFAVVADEVRALATRTQTSTEEIQKMIENLQQSSKEVVEVMGRSQDQTRTCVEQTREMDTALQSIAERMSAIKEMADQVAHAAQEQIIVSQSVAHHVTGISEVAHETEREARESASSSEVLADLAAKQQQLIAHFKV; this is translated from the coding sequence ATGAGCTTATCTATCGTGCAGCGGATCACCGCTGGATTCGTGTTAATGCTCCTTTTGCTCATCCTGTTGGGGGTTATCAGTACCCTTAAAATTCAAGGGATTAATGACGGTTTGTCTGAAGTGTCTGATCGCGCGACACCCTTGGTGGTGGCGGTCGCGGGGTTGAAGGAAGCACTGCAAGAGAGTAACCGCTGGGTGTTGGAGTATCGAGCCAGCGAGGAGGCAGCAGAGTTACCACAGTTTTCTAGCCGTTTTAAAGCGCAGCAAGCACGCTTTCGTGAGTTAAGCCAAGAGATGAATCAGTTCACCTCAGCATCAGAGAGCCAAGCACAGTTCCAGCAAGTGTTGCAGGCAACCAATCAGTTTTACGCCGATTCGGATAAGGTACTGGCGAAACATGGCGAGTGGGTGGATACCTTAGTCAAACGTCGTGAGCTCGAAATTGCCTTTATTCGTCTTGAAGATACCTATCAATGGGCTGCAGATTTGCTTTTGCAACAGAGCTCTAGCCAGCGATCCATGCGCAATAAAGCGGAGCTGATCACCTCTGGGATTGCGCGGGATCTAAAAAACATCCGCCGTGCCGACGCCAAGACGGATCTCAATGAGCTGGAAAAGGTACTGAGTAAAGATATTGAAATGGCGCGCAAACGCCTTGAGCGCGTGTTAGTGCCAGAAGATGTCAAAGCGCGTTATGTAGCCAACCTCAATCGCTTACAAGAGCTGGCGCTGGGTAAGCAAGGTCTGCTTGAAACCATGCGCCGAGCTCAGCAACTGGAAAATGATCTCGTGATTCAAAACCAGCAAGTGGATAACAGCCTTTCCAATAGCTTGGCAAAACTGGATGAGATGGCGAGAGCGGCGGGCACCATTGCGGAGCGAAGCCGAATGGTGGCGGATGAAGCGGTGAGCAGCGCGAACTTCTGGATCATGGCGGTCTCGGCGATTTCCGCCGCCGTGGCCTTGATCATCGGCTATACCACCGCAATGAGCATCAAAAACCCACTACAGAAGATCAACAAAGAACTCGCCTACATGGCCAAAGGGGACATGACGCGGCGCATCAATTATCAAACGGGTTGTGAGTTTGGTGAGCTTTCACGCTCCATCGACATGTTGGCGGACAAAACAGGTGAGTTGCTGTCGCAAATTACCGCGGGTTCTCGTCATTTAGTGGATGAAGCGAGCCGCTCGGCGGAAATCAGTGAGCGTGCCATGGCTCGAGTTCAAGAGCAGAAAAGCCAGACAGATCAAGTGGCTGCGGCGATTACCGAGCTAGAGGTGAGCGCAACGGAGGTGGCCCGCTCCACCGATGGGGCGAAGGATGAAGTGGATCGCGCCGATGCGGAAGCGAAAAGTGGCCGTCAGAAAGTGGCCAACACGCGCAAAATCACCGAGCAATTGGCTCATGACATGGAATCTGCGGTGGGTATTACGCACAAGTTAGGTGAGTTCAGTAACAACATTGGCAGCATTTTGGATGTGATTCGTGGTATCGCCGAACAAACCAACTTGCTGGCACTTAACGCGGCGATAGAAGCGGCGCGCGCAGGGGATGCAGGACGCGGTTTTGCGGTGGTGGCTGATGAAGTTCGCGCCCTCGCGACACGCACGCAGACCTCAACCGAAGAGATCCAGAAAATGATTGAGAACCTTCAACAGTCCAGTAAGGAAGTGGTTGAGGTGATGGGGCGAAGCCAAGATCAAACGCGAACTTGTGTGGAGCAAACGCGAGAGATGGATACGGCGCTGCAATCGATCGCCGAGCGAATGAGTGCGATCAAAGAGATGGCCGATCAAGTGGCGCATGCCGCGCAAGAGCAGATCATTGTGAGCCAGAGCGTTGCACACCACGTGACGGGCATTTCAGAAGTGGCGCACGAGACAGAGCGTGAAGCGAGAGAATCGGCCAGCAGCAGTGAAGTGTTGGCAGATTTAGCGGCCAAACAGCAACAACTGATCGCACATTTCAAGGTTTAG
- a CDS encoding DUF2999 family protein has translation MNPILAMLKENNISDEQINELFQILTQNPLAAMATIAQLGLPQEQLQMLMAQVMQNPALIKEAVEELGLDFSKVEEAKAKLQQPQ, from the coding sequence ATGAACCCGATTCTAGCAATGTTGAAAGAGAACAATATCAGCGACGAACAAATCAACGAGCTATTTCAAATCCTAACGCAGAACCCACTGGCCGCCATGGCGACCATCGCACAACTCGGCTTACCTCAAGAGCAACTGCAAATGCTGATGGCACAAGTGATGCAAAACCCGGCATTGATTAAAGAAGCCGTGGAAGAACTTGGGCTCGATTTCTCTAAAGTGGAAGAGGCGAAAGCGAAACTGCAACAGCCTCAATAG
- a CDS encoding DUF3297 family protein has product MNDTTAKPALPDRLSGNARSPFFVKECFDHQIGIRFNGKERNDVEEYCVSEGWIKIASPKAKDRYGNPMLIQLKGTVEAYYV; this is encoded by the coding sequence ATGAACGATACAACTGCAAAACCAGCACTTCCAGACCGTCTATCGGGCAACGCACGTAGCCCATTCTTCGTAAAAGAGTGCTTTGATCACCAAATCGGTATCCGTTTTAACGGCAAAGAGCGTAACGACGTTGAAGAATACTGTGTTAGCGAAGGTTGGATCAAAATCGCTTCTCCAAAAGCGAAAGACCGCTACGGCAACCCAATGCTGATCCAACTGAAAGGCACGGTTGAAGCGTACTACGTGTAA
- the msrA gene encoding peptide-methionine (S)-S-oxide reductase MsrA → MTTQLATFGGGCFWCTEAMFSQLKGVLDVKSGYSGGHVKHPCYREVCSGKTGHAEVIQVSFDPEIIRYEALLLVHLTTHNPTTLNRQGADRGTQYRSIILAHDEEQKRIAQQVIAEVAPYFDQPIVTEVVDFEQFYQAETHHQNYYSDNPEKQYCAVVIEPKLRRLRERYADLLG, encoded by the coding sequence ATGACCACGCAACTTGCGACCTTTGGCGGTGGCTGCTTTTGGTGTACCGAGGCGATGTTTTCTCAGCTCAAAGGCGTACTGGATGTGAAAAGTGGCTACAGTGGTGGCCATGTTAAACACCCTTGTTACCGCGAAGTGTGCAGTGGAAAAACGGGCCACGCCGAAGTGATTCAAGTGAGTTTCGACCCTGAAATAATCCGCTATGAAGCGCTGTTGCTGGTTCATCTCACCACACACAACCCCACCACGCTCAATCGCCAAGGGGCGGATCGCGGCACGCAATATCGCAGCATCATTTTGGCGCATGATGAGGAGCAAAAACGTATCGCACAGCAAGTGATTGCTGAGGTCGCGCCTTATTTTGATCAGCCAATCGTGACAGAGGTGGTGGATTTCGAACAGTTTTACCAAGCAGAAACTCACCATCAAAATTACTACAGCGATAACCCTGAAAAGCAATACTGCGCGGTGGTGATTGAACCGAAGTTACGCCGCTTGAGAGAACGCTATGCCGATCTCCTCGGCTAG
- the msrB gene encoding peptide-methionine (R)-S-oxide reductase MsrB, producing the protein MLTWQDIITFTHQGNPQPDTVVRKSDAQWREQLGEAQYYVMRQHGTERPFSNQMCELFEPGLYHCAGCQNLLFDSGSKFDSRTGWPSFAQPMKSNAISYHLDDTLARPRIEVRCNQCESHLGHVFPDGPAPSGLRYCVNAVSIEKVNQEAS; encoded by the coding sequence ATGCTGACATGGCAAGATATCATCACCTTCACCCACCAAGGAAATCCTCAGCCTGATACCGTCGTGAGAAAAAGCGATGCGCAGTGGCGTGAACAACTTGGCGAAGCGCAGTACTACGTGATGAGGCAACATGGTACTGAGCGTCCTTTTTCTAACCAAATGTGCGAACTGTTTGAACCGGGTTTGTACCACTGTGCAGGTTGCCAAAACCTGCTGTTTGATTCGGGCAGCAAGTTCGATTCAAGAACCGGTTGGCCATCGTTCGCTCAGCCGATGAAAAGCAATGCGATTTCCTACCATCTGGATGACACCTTGGCCAGGCCAAGAATCGAGGTACGCTGCAACCAATGTGAATCGCACCTTGGACACGTATTTCCCGATGGGCCGGCACCATCAGGGCTTCGCTATTGTGTGAATGCCGTTTCAATTGAAAAAGTAAATCAGGAGGCATCATGA